The following proteins come from a genomic window of Leptospira bandrabouensis:
- a CDS encoding CCA tRNA nucleotidyltransferase codes for MPIDLRSLIPTKFLNHLVQIDSALKGEGFECYLVGGSVRDLVMGKAPKEYDLTTNAEPKQVKRLFRTVIDTGIKHGTVTVVLDRTNYEITTYRIDKDYTDGRRPDNVEFGTTLSEDLKRRDFTMNALAFDISTGILVDEHFGQKDIQERTIRTIGDPIQRFSEDGLRPIRALRFASTLDFVIEPETKNAIQKTKHITKKISLERFQDEVLKSFSGPHPSRMIQLLVDENIFQIFLTNLPQILTANYHVLEKLDKTSKELIGLQLAFSFFAILEKISLKELESILRTLKFSGQNIKDCLLFFELIAKWENTEKTKKDDEFILKKEFLAPVKRHFQTRFPITPEFILKLKPIFGDTVKHFVQIWEEGPPLLLTDMKLNGNHLSETYPDLAKTKYGVILNQLLELVLRSPKENEYSRLLLHSAQFISNLTK; via the coding sequence TTGCCAATAGATTTACGTTCCCTAATTCCTACAAAATTTCTTAATCACTTAGTGCAAATTGATTCTGCTCTGAAAGGAGAAGGCTTTGAATGTTACCTTGTCGGAGGTTCAGTTCGCGATCTTGTCATGGGTAAAGCTCCCAAAGAATACGATTTAACAACTAACGCCGAACCGAAACAAGTAAAACGTTTATTTAGAACTGTGATAGACACAGGAATAAAACACGGTACAGTAACGGTTGTTTTAGATAGAACCAACTACGAAATTACTACCTATCGCATTGATAAAGATTATACTGATGGTAGGAGACCAGATAATGTAGAATTTGGTACAACATTGTCAGAAGATTTAAAACGTAGAGATTTTACAATGAATGCTTTGGCATTCGATATTTCTACAGGAATTCTTGTTGATGAACATTTTGGACAAAAAGATATCCAAGAACGGACAATTCGTACCATCGGGGACCCAATCCAACGTTTTTCAGAAGATGGCTTACGTCCTATTCGAGCATTAAGATTTGCAAGTACGTTAGATTTTGTAATCGAACCAGAAACGAAAAATGCGATTCAAAAAACTAAGCACATTACAAAAAAAATATCATTAGAGAGATTCCAGGACGAAGTACTCAAATCTTTTTCCGGACCCCATCCATCTCGCATGATACAGTTGTTAGTTGACGAAAACATCTTTCAAATTTTCCTCACTAACCTGCCGCAGATACTAACCGCAAATTATCATGTCTTAGAAAAGTTAGACAAAACTTCGAAAGAACTAATTGGTTTACAGTTAGCGTTTTCATTTTTTGCAATATTAGAAAAAATCTCCTTAAAGGAGTTGGAATCAATCCTTCGGACTTTAAAATTTTCTGGTCAAAATATAAAAGACTGTCTTTTGTTCTTTGAATTAATAGCCAAGTGGGAAAACACAGAAAAGACAAAAAAAGATGATGAATTTATTCTGAAAAAAGAATTCCTTGCGCCCGTTAAACGACACTTTCAAACAAGGTTTCCTATCACCCCAGAATTCATTTTAAAGCTTAAACCTATTTTTGGTGACACCGTGAAACATTTTGTCCAAATTTGGGAAGAAGGACCTCCCCTTCTCCTCACGGACATGAAATTGAATGGTAATCATTTATCGGAAACCTACCCTGATCTGGCAAAAACCAAGTACGGAGTCATTTTAAACCAACTCCTAGAACTTGTCCTACGCTCGCCTAAAGAAAATGAATATTCAAGACTATTGTTACACTCTGCCCAATTTATAAGCAACCTGACCAAATAA
- a CDS encoding Fur family transcriptional regulator translates to MAGDPSQILKKIGLKVTKNREQVLSILQGSPRPLNHQEIMEKLPKEESWDRVTIYRALSDLEEKNLLNSLHSTDRVTYFELKSDGNHVVSAAHGHLICNVCGKIECIDDPWNGIPSAKHLKGFSTESVEIVFRGKCRNCQ, encoded by the coding sequence ATGGCAGGCGATCCTTCTCAAATACTAAAAAAAATCGGACTGAAAGTAACGAAAAATCGTGAACAAGTTTTGTCCATTCTTCAAGGATCCCCAAGGCCCCTCAATCACCAAGAAATCATGGAAAAACTTCCAAAAGAAGAATCCTGGGATCGAGTCACCATCTATAGAGCCTTATCTGATTTGGAAGAAAAAAATCTGTTGAATTCCTTACATTCAACAGATCGAGTCACCTATTTTGAGTTAAAGTCGGACGGGAATCACGTAGTATCAGCGGCACATGGACATTTGATTTGTAACGTTTGTGGAAAAATCGAATGTATTGATGATCCTTGGAATGGAATTCCATCCGCAAAACACTTGAAAGGTTTTTCTACAGAATCGGTCGAAATTGTGTTCAGAGGCAAATGTAGAAATTGCCAATAG
- a CDS encoding class I SAM-dependent methyltransferase, translated as MTERGLGALTMFENRLRKLKKEREKWAKRESITCYRVYSEDIPQVSCILDRYPNGFVLYDKSSVRFQLEDGHDERFDRIAAIVRDVFQITEDQLYLKRRKKQKGLDQYDKLAIEGNYEWVNESNLEFRINLSDYLDTGLFLDHRITRDWLRKASKDKSVLNLFSYTGAFSVYAASGGAKKTKSVDLSKTYCDWALKNLEHNGFQSSNHQIINADILQWIEEETKNPNRERYDLIFLDPPTFSNSKKMREEWDVQTKHRNLLLLLLTKFLTENGEIWFSTNFRKFKMEVADEEWRERGFLCINRSKESIPADFRDEKIHQLFRIKPDPAVKN; from the coding sequence ATGACCGAACGGGGATTGGGTGCCCTCACCATGTTTGAAAACCGCCTTCGTAAATTGAAGAAGGAACGCGAAAAGTGGGCAAAACGAGAATCGATTACATGTTACCGCGTTTATTCTGAAGACATTCCACAAGTTTCTTGCATATTAGATCGCTACCCGAACGGGTTCGTGTTATATGATAAAAGTTCTGTTCGCTTTCAACTGGAGGATGGGCATGATGAACGTTTTGATCGAATTGCCGCGATTGTGAGAGACGTATTTCAAATCACAGAAGACCAATTGTATTTAAAAAGAAGGAAAAAACAAAAAGGATTAGATCAATATGACAAATTGGCCATTGAAGGAAATTATGAGTGGGTCAATGAATCTAATTTAGAATTTAGAATTAATTTATCTGATTATTTAGATACGGGACTTTTTTTGGATCACCGTATCACGAGAGATTGGTTAAGAAAAGCCTCAAAAGATAAATCTGTATTGAATTTATTTTCATACACAGGTGCATTTTCCGTCTACGCAGCGTCAGGTGGTGCAAAAAAAACAAAAAGTGTCGACCTCTCGAAAACTTACTGCGATTGGGCATTGAAAAATTTAGAACACAATGGCTTCCAATCTTCTAATCACCAAATTATAAATGCAGATATTTTGCAATGGATCGAAGAGGAAACTAAAAACCCTAATAGAGAGCGTTATGATTTAATTTTCTTGGATCCTCCCACCTTCTCCAATAGTAAAAAAATGCGAGAGGAATGGGATGTACAAACAAAACATAGAAATCTTCTTTTATTACTTTTAACAAAATTTCTTACTGAAAATGGAGAAATTTGGTTCTCTACCAATTTTAGAAAATTCAAAATGGAAGTTGCTGACGAGGAGTGGAGGGAACGAGGTTTCCTTTGTATCAATCGTTCCAAAGAATCAATTCCTGCAGATTTTCGGGATGAAAAAATCCATCAGTTATTCCGCATCAAACCTGATCCAGCCGTAAAAAATTAA
- a CDS encoding ATP-binding protein, with protein MLAHNGKKVLAPVNGVASLTADQKFFQIKQDGSWSTTSPYQFRQYDLPTLLESFDEGALYSLDLLETPLKDYFQKFSKDSTFKIVLSPFCRYQHLNFEEMILRDMKVAYQAFFELLQIIFPKAEISNFFKVPSLDFEHPDGIPEYFLHRQFHEPVFQTRKSLVNHEVLFLGGETIFHILRKLYYNEPFTKRHLAVFLVDRKGRMDVEPRRFFLTNGQSLAFIPANLDKRYKIASFETVFEEVKPLDVTSLGYFNIYEHYSITLYEKLPASRKEFSCIDCMECNNYCPTHANPVQLIKGKTEEFEKSLCISCGICTVYCPSGIDIRKRIEGVLV; from the coding sequence ATGCTTGCACATAACGGAAAGAAGGTGCTTGCTCCAGTGAATGGAGTGGCAAGTCTTACTGCAGACCAAAAGTTTTTTCAGATCAAACAAGATGGTTCTTGGTCGACTACTTCGCCTTACCAATTTCGACAATATGATCTCCCTACACTTTTAGAATCCTTTGACGAAGGTGCGTTATACTCCTTGGATTTGTTGGAAACACCTTTAAAGGATTACTTTCAAAAATTCAGTAAAGATTCTACTTTTAAAATTGTATTATCACCATTTTGCAGATACCAACATCTCAATTTTGAAGAGATGATCCTGCGTGATATGAAAGTTGCTTACCAGGCATTTTTTGAACTTTTACAAATCATTTTTCCTAAAGCAGAGATATCCAATTTTTTTAAAGTACCATCTTTAGATTTTGAACATCCAGATGGAATACCTGAGTATTTTTTACACAGACAATTCCACGAGCCAGTGTTTCAAACTAGAAAGTCTTTGGTGAATCACGAAGTATTATTTTTAGGTGGAGAAACAATATTTCATATTTTAAGAAAGTTATATTATAATGAACCTTTTACCAAAAGGCATTTAGCTGTTTTTTTGGTGGATAGAAAAGGTCGAATGGATGTGGAACCTAGACGGTTCTTTTTGACAAATGGTCAATCGTTAGCTTTCATTCCTGCCAACTTAGACAAACGTTATAAAATTGCTTCCTTTGAAACTGTGTTCGAAGAAGTAAAACCTCTGGATGTAACTTCATTAGGATATTTCAATATATACGAACATTATTCTATTACACTTTATGAGAAACTTCCTGCATCTAGGAAAGAATTCAGCTGTATTGATTGTATGGAGTGTAATAATTATTGTCCAACTCATGCAAACCCAGTGCAACTCATCAAAGGAAAAACTGAAGAGTTTGAAAA
- a CDS encoding outer membrane beta-barrel protein — MRNKYTLLATIVATLFSQASLFAQDKKEKDKSWYELVNFSGYVDVYYNYTTNNRQGATQDTAGTFHTYNKQFAVNAVKLSMEKLADKESPWGFRLDMQNGQNNMYQERPYQTTNSLHNMQLLQQAYVSAYFPVFKGLTVDVGKMATHIGLELLDSKDNIAYTIGYVFFNTIPFIHTGARANLQINDRLSTGLYLYNSAQGTGYTGNGQQFGYNGLSPYGDAAGGSSLTSTSQHAYADGPNPTRAIGTQVKYDVVPDKFQVVWNTLQANDNIKGRQNNSLYYLEQSTGTSFPKQSSFHADHWMIQNLILIFKPTDKLTTIFDYTYGERTGQTNTAAYGYEAGGVTKTKLDTAMPGLVPDLDPGLVAAGLTKDTNLSRENKIKRVYQTYQLQAKYQFTNFFALGFRFEYLDDKRYGGSLVVNPPLFAVTPADRYDLKFQDSIGTRAVSNYGQIKTLTFTPTFDLTENLQVKVDLRRDWGPGQQFVDTSGRPASYQNGIIVGMVAKF; from the coding sequence ATGAGAAATAAATACACTCTGTTGGCGACGATTGTTGCTACCTTATTTTCCCAGGCTTCCCTTTTTGCTCAGGATAAAAAGGAAAAGGATAAGTCTTGGTATGAGTTGGTAAATTTTTCCGGATATGTGGACGTATATTATAACTATACTACAAATAACCGGCAAGGGGCTACCCAAGATACAGCGGGAACATTCCACACTTACAACAAGCAGTTTGCTGTGAATGCAGTAAAACTTTCTATGGAGAAGTTGGCGGATAAAGAAAGTCCATGGGGTTTCCGTTTAGACATGCAAAACGGACAAAACAACATGTATCAAGAGCGTCCGTACCAAACAACTAACTCTCTTCATAATATGCAGTTGTTACAACAAGCTTATGTTTCAGCATACTTCCCTGTTTTCAAAGGGTTGACAGTTGACGTAGGTAAAATGGCAACACATATCGGATTGGAACTTCTTGACTCAAAGGATAACATCGCTTACACGATTGGTTATGTGTTCTTTAACACAATCCCATTTATCCATACAGGTGCGAGGGCAAACCTCCAAATCAACGATAGACTATCAACTGGTCTTTATCTTTACAACAGTGCCCAAGGAACTGGCTACACTGGAAACGGCCAACAATTTGGTTACAATGGATTATCGCCTTACGGGGATGCAGCGGGTGGATCTAGTTTAACTAGCACTTCACAACATGCTTATGCTGATGGTCCAAACCCTACCAGAGCGATTGGAACTCAAGTGAAGTATGATGTTGTGCCAGATAAGTTTCAAGTTGTATGGAACACATTGCAAGCTAATGATAACATCAAAGGCAGACAAAACAATTCTTTATACTATCTTGAACAATCTACCGGAACATCGTTTCCTAAACAATCATCGTTCCATGCTGACCACTGGATGATTCAAAACTTAATTTTGATCTTCAAACCAACTGATAAATTAACAACGATCTTTGACTATACTTATGGTGAAAGAACTGGTCAAACTAACACAGCGGCGTATGGTTACGAAGCAGGTGGAGTTACTAAAACTAAGTTAGATACAGCAATGCCAGGACTTGTTCCTGATTTAGATCCAGGATTAGTTGCTGCTGGTCTCACAAAAGACACAAACCTAAGCCGAGAAAACAAAATCAAAAGAGTTTACCAAACTTACCAATTACAAGCTAAATATCAGTTCACAAACTTCTTTGCACTTGGTTTCCGTTTTGAGTATCTTGATGACAAACGTTACGGTGGATCACTCGTAGTAAACCCACCTCTATTTGCGGTAACTCCTGCAGACAGATATGACCTTAAATTCCAAGATTCTATTGGAACAAGAGCAGTTAGTAACTATGGACAAATCAAAACTCTAACTTTCACACCTACTTTTGACCTAACAGAAAACCTACAAGTTAAAGTAGACTTAAGAAGAGATTGGGGTCCTGGTCAACAATTCGTAGACACTTCCGGAAGACCGGCTTCATACCAAAACGGTATTATTGTCGGTATGGTAGCTAAATTCTAA
- a CDS encoding motility protein A codes for MIHSTLLGILAAVLSVFVAILIEGASLRSFFHLPAMLLIVGGTLGATFASYSISQVTKAVRDTRFALSRKKERDLKLIFFRFWEKARKDGLLSLEDEAKKLENPFLQKGIQLIVDGSDPRTIEEILWEAHEEEEKNGLKSAKVFETAAGFSPTVGIIGTVLGLVTVLENLDGGTKVLGQGIATAFIATFYGISFANLILLPISNQLKVVAKRESNERQAIMRGILSLQSGENRRILAERIDPFVKY; via the coding sequence ATGATCCATTCAACACTACTCGGAATCCTAGCTGCCGTTTTATCGGTATTTGTTGCTATTTTAATAGAAGGTGCTTCCTTAAGGTCTTTTTTTCATCTCCCTGCAATGCTACTGATCGTAGGTGGTACGTTAGGTGCTACGTTTGCATCCTATTCCATTTCCCAAGTAACGAAAGCAGTAAGGGACACACGTTTTGCTCTTTCAAGAAAAAAAGAAAGGGATTTAAAGTTAATATTTTTTCGTTTTTGGGAAAAAGCTAGAAAAGATGGATTATTATCTTTAGAAGATGAAGCCAAAAAATTAGAAAACCCTTTTTTACAAAAAGGGATTCAATTGATTGTGGATGGATCAGATCCAAGGACGATTGAAGAAATTCTATGGGAAGCACATGAAGAAGAAGAAAAGAATGGTTTAAAATCAGCGAAAGTTTTTGAAACTGCCGCAGGTTTTTCACCTACAGTCGGTATCATTGGAACCGTACTCGGCCTTGTTACGGTTCTTGAAAATTTAGATGGAGGCACAAAAGTTCTGGGGCAAGGAATTGCTACAGCCTTCATCGCCACATTTTATGGGATCTCGTTTGCAAACTTAATATTACTCCCTATTTCGAACCAACTCAAAGTTGTCGCCAAACGAGAGAGTAACGAAAGACAGGCGATCATGCGAGGAATCTTGTCTTTGCAGTCTGGTGAAAATCGAAGAATCCTAGCAGAACGGATTGATCCCTTTGTAAAATATTAA
- a CDS encoding cellulose synthase family protein, which translates to MLTFLSISFLVLYGFDILVLFYFGLHTYLMVFLYSRYKQNCAEDETKLLSIKDKNLPTVTVQLPIFNEFYVVDRLIESACNLEYPAKKLQIQVLDDSTDETIEKVANLVSQYKKKGIWIEHVHRTNRKGHKAGALDEGMAKAKGDYIAIFDADFTPDSDFLLRTMGYFDDESIGMVQTRWGHINETYNILTKAQSFGIDGHFMIEQVARNGASLWMNFNGTAGIWRRSCIEDAGGWEHDTLTEDFDLSYRAELKGWKFRYIKDVVCKAEIPATMNAYKAQQFRWCKGSIQTAVKLIPRIWKSKESWKIKGEAITHLINYSVHPLMIINILLTAPLLLMEYWAGFKMDDLPMEILFGSAAVLSVGSMGPVIFYAYSQREIHKNWKSKLVYLPILVMIGTGIAVMNTYAWVEAVFGIQSGFKRTPKLRIEKEGDSLQDKIKYVVPVDYRAFLEFFMGAYCVFCIYLSFMVGKPYMIGFMVLYSIGFFYVSYLSVAESFWKFKPATKAEKELRAVA; encoded by the coding sequence ATGCTCACGTTTTTATCTATATCGTTTTTGGTTCTATACGGCTTTGACATTTTGGTTTTGTTCTACTTCGGGTTACACACTTACCTCATGGTTTTTTTGTATAGCAGATACAAACAAAACTGTGCGGAAGATGAAACCAAGTTGTTATCGATTAAGGATAAAAACCTTCCAACGGTAACGGTTCAATTACCAATTTTTAACGAGTTTTATGTGGTAGATCGATTGATCGAATCAGCCTGTAACTTAGAATACCCAGCAAAAAAACTACAAATCCAAGTCCTTGATGATTCCACAGATGAAACCATTGAAAAGGTGGCAAATCTTGTTTCTCAGTACAAGAAAAAAGGAATTTGGATCGAACACGTCCATAGAACCAATCGAAAAGGACACAAGGCCGGTGCTTTGGATGAGGGAATGGCAAAAGCTAAAGGCGATTATATTGCCATCTTTGATGCTGATTTCACTCCTGATTCGGATTTTCTTCTCCGCACCATGGGTTACTTTGATGACGAATCCATCGGAATGGTTCAAACTCGCTGGGGCCATATCAACGAAACTTATAATATTTTAACCAAAGCGCAAAGTTTTGGAATCGACGGTCACTTTATGATCGAACAAGTCGCAAGAAACGGTGCAAGCCTCTGGATGAACTTCAATGGAACCGCCGGAATCTGGAGACGTTCTTGTATTGAAGATGCCGGTGGATGGGAACATGATACACTCACAGAAGACTTCGATCTTTCTTACCGTGCCGAACTCAAAGGTTGGAAGTTCCGTTACATCAAAGATGTAGTTTGTAAAGCAGAGATTCCTGCGACTATGAACGCATACAAAGCGCAACAATTTCGTTGGTGTAAAGGTTCCATCCAAACTGCAGTGAAACTCATTCCACGCATTTGGAAGTCCAAGGAGTCTTGGAAAATCAAAGGGGAAGCAATCACCCATTTAATTAATTATTCTGTTCATCCTCTCATGATCATCAATATCCTTCTCACAGCTCCTCTCCTACTTATGGAATATTGGGCAGGGTTTAAGATGGATGACCTCCCTATGGAAATTCTATTTGGATCCGCCGCGGTTCTTTCCGTTGGCTCTATGGGACCCGTGATTTTTTATGCTTATTCCCAAAGAGAAATCCACAAAAACTGGAAATCCAAATTGGTTTACCTTCCTATCCTTGTGATGATTGGAACGGGAATTGCAGTTATGAATACCTATGCTTGGGTAGAAGCTGTTTTTGGCATCCAATCCGGGTTCAAACGAACTCCGAAACTCCGAATTGAAAAAGAAGGGGATAGTTTACAGGACAAAATCAAATACGTGGTTCCTGTCGATTACCGAGCTTTCCTCGAATTCTTTATGGGAGCTTATTGTGTATTTTGCATTTATTTATCCTTCATGGTCGGAAAACCATACATGATCGGTTTTATGGTTCTCTATTCCATTGGATTTTTCTATGTCTCTTACCTCTCTGTTGCAGAGTCGTTTTGGAAATTTAAACCAGCGACCAAAGCAGAAAAGGAACTTCGTGCCGTCGCTTAA
- a CDS encoding ribonuclease HI family protein — MSSKDTTFIYCDGSSRGNPGPAAIGVSFQNNDGIEFFFLSEKIGNATNNVAEWQALFRGMEEAIKQNLQKIKFRLDSELVVKQMKGEYKVKNKDLLVFKNKCDSLKSSFQNFEIQYIPREQNTRADQLANLAQDSKI, encoded by the coding sequence ATGTCGTCAAAAGATACAACCTTCATTTACTGTGACGGTAGTTCCCGTGGAAATCCAGGCCCTGCTGCGATCGGGGTTTCGTTTCAAAACAATGATGGAATCGAATTTTTTTTCCTGTCGGAAAAAATTGGAAATGCAACGAACAATGTTGCAGAATGGCAAGCATTGTTCCGAGGAATGGAAGAAGCAATCAAACAGAATTTACAAAAGATTAAATTCCGATTAGATTCTGAACTTGTCGTCAAACAAATGAAAGGCGAATATAAAGTTAAAAACAAAGATCTACTTGTGTTTAAAAATAAATGCGATTCCTTAAAATCATCGTTTCAAAATTTTGAAATTCAATACATTCCGCGCGAACAAAATACGAGAGCTGACCAACTAGCCAACTTGGCACAGGATTCTAAGATTTGA